From the Lactuca sativa cultivar Salinas chromosome 9, Lsat_Salinas_v11, whole genome shotgun sequence genome, the window CGATCCCGAATAGTTCGGCTCACTTACATCCCTAGTGATGGGTTATTGGTGGCGACACATTAACGGTGACGTGTGGAACTATTAGCGGTGACAGATTTGTAGAAATGATGTATttagtttttcttatttatttattttttattttaagatACGTTGTAACTTTTACATACTTTCATCATCTACGTAGAGACGAATACCAAGATAAAGTTTTATCTATGTTAACATTAAGCCAATCCCATACTAATAAGTTTGGCGGTTATTACTATTACAAGCACAAATACATCCTTACATTATAAGTTAACATACTTTCAGTCATCTACAAACCGACCCAAGACAACGTTTTATTTATGTTAACAGTAAGCCAACCCCAGACTACTAAGTTTGTTTATTGCTAGCTATTACAAGCACATATACATCCTTTATTCTAGTTTTGCACAAAGCCATAGCAGAACAGTCTGGTTTTTATTAAGTATGTGGGTGGTGTTATACCGTTGTCTAACCGTGAACATAGAAAATGGCTTTGTAACTAGGAGAATTGCCTCCTGCATCAATAGTCACTCTGGTTTCATAATCTACCATACTTGTTTTGCTTACACTACCAGAGGCGATCAACTTTGCATAGATTTCATCCCAGTCACAACGATCAAAGTATCCAGGATCGTTCATCTCACAGTATGCCTGCACCATTaatatgaaaaatatttcaattaATTTATTGCAGTTATGTGATCTAAATGAGTAAGAATCGTTAGTTACTAAATCAGTTATAAAACTTACAGTGttgtttcctcctcgggttgttTTCCAAGGGTTGTTCCAAGAGATCATGGAGTCACAGAAATCGTCGATGTTATACACAAGAGCACCGATTGATCCTTGGTTTGCGCCAGTAGTGCCAACATGCTCAAATACAGCCCACTGGCCGTTCTGGATAGTCACTGGGTAATGCCCTGCAACTTTTCCGCTCCAGTCGTATGCAGTGACGTACCTGATAGTACTACCTGTGGCGTTGCAAACCTTGCAAATCGTGGTGCCCGCAGCCACTGCGTTTGTCTTTCCTGCCGCTACTTTTATCGACTGGTTTGACTGCAACAACACCTGATCGAGCTTTCCATCCGCGTTCAGGTAGTTCTTAGCTGCTAGGGCCCTTTGGGCACGAGTTCCATGAGTGATTGGGTTCCCGAACACACGTATTGCCGTTGCTGCCATTGTTTAGTCTGAAATGGTATTTAAAAACAAGTTATgattttgtttggtttgtttatgcatggcatgggcACTGCCCTATTTATAAACCGCTTCGGACATGGCATTACCGATCCATACCCCTAGCTAGTAGCTACCACCTCCCCCAAAACCCCACCAAGGTCTTTTTCCTTATCTGAATGATTTGAAGTAGTATATATTCCTATTTTGGATGAGTGATTTGATGTAGTATATATTCCTATTTTGTATGTCTTCATATTACTGGCTCAccttaaaaaaaaattagtataTGGACATCAATGAATTTTGATGGATATATTCTATTTTAAGTAAAAGTTAATTGGAAGATTCTTTTTAATATATCGATGATAAAATGAGTTTTTAACTAGAGGATTGTGAATGCAAAAAATATCTACGAAACTAGGGTATTTTAACCGGAAGCTTGTAGATGCAAAAAATATTTACAAACCAGGATAAATGACCATGTGTTATTAATGCGTATTTGCTCCGGCAGTCATCATTTTAAATGGGCAATATGTTGTATGTTGCACATTACTAGTTTTCCTGAAAAACACATTGTCAATACGATAACCATCAACGGGTCGTTGTGAATATTAATCATTGAAAATTTTGGGATCTACCATTGAATGATGGTTGTCTCGAAGATGTTCACAATGGTTCTTTCTAAAATGTTGACAATGACTTAGCTGAAAAACTTGCCGTCGGTCACAATAACTCTTTATCTCCTATTGGACTTGCAATCGACTTCGGCCAATACTTTTAGAACGTTCTTGATTATGATACTGAGGCGATACTGGGGAGAGACGGAAAGTGAAGTTGATCCACCAACGGTTACTAGTGACAATCAAGTGTCACAGAATGAAACTGATTAATGAAGTGTCTGAGAATGAGATTGATTATGATGATATCGATCTTGATTATATGACACAGAGGGGTTTGAAAGAGACACAGAGGGGTTTGACAATGACTTAGCTGAAAAACTTGCCGTCGGTCACAATAACTCTTTATCT encodes:
- the LOC111903006 gene encoding 23 kDa jasmonate-induced protein, which gives rise to MAATAIRVFGNPITHGTRAQRALAAKNYLNADGKLDQVLLQSNQSIKVAAGKTNAVAAGTTICKVCNATGSTIRYVTAYDWSGKVAGHYPVTIQNGQWAVFEHVGTTGANQGSIGALVYNIDDFCDSMISWNNPWKTTRGGNNTAYCEMNDPGYFDRCDWDEIYAKLIASGSVSKTSMVDYETRVTIDAGGNSPSYKAIFYVHG